The proteins below come from a single Aspergillus oryzae RIB40 DNA, chromosome 5 genomic window:
- a CDS encoding ankyrin repeat domain-containing protein (predicted protein), whose product MPRGLDSREAGNLEPGANRDARKLVSERQAHARMDQRLWSTASLGLRTGHPQYNVADFGVAFRSVSRQLMTQIIEPPTDILDLAEEYSAFYSLDEGESGLWSLITSSFESVFVVFDAANASEAALKDMLVCLGGNDVQNSRLHILITSRYPPPRSLLRTYKLPTIVTRASDDDLMTYIMHELGDVSGEKHLYPIPKDVREAMSDIIEMLDGIFPPLPRFGAISDTLNELAQVLSNVPSSEKSKALSQLALSHIEKAEHEKNPIQVLHLVSTLEEIGYKPTIPQIVDFLRFLGLYKNEDNDYTTHDVANMCAHFVSFGTCTQAMRIRSPLLQSHLCEEVSKSNTKGTMLRAALSYLSQEDFQRGACTSSASLKKRFQTHPFLPFASRIISLYTSRVPHQQEALDDFLRFASHRGSIDSYLQAADAWLYQDDDSYDELESAEQRWAYFPRGYGPLHVAAHIVGGRLFVKALLQQGGDVEAQSGNGQTALHVAAGIEDESETARTLLEYGASVSAVDDDGETPLSIAVVEGDLETVKLLVEFGADIGSLDTSILVECAEERRDVVEYLTGLGVNFPDEDQMDEDDEEA is encoded by the exons ATGCCCCGGGGACTCGACAGCAGAGAGGCAGGAAACCTTGAGCCGGGAGCGAATAGGGACGCTAGGAAACTGGTTTCTGAAAGACAGGCTCACGCAAGAATGGATCAACGGCTCTGGTCTACAGCTTCTCTGGGCTTACGGACCGG CCATCCACAATACAATGTCGCGGACTTTGGTGTTGCATTTCGTTCTGTATCGAGACAGCTCATGACTCAAATCATTGAACCTCCAACTGATATCCTCGACTTAGCAGAGGAATACTCTGCCTTTTACTCTCTGGATGAAGGTGAATCTGGACTATGGAGCCTGATCACCTCGTCCTTCGAGTCAGTTTTCGTGGTATTTGATGCTGCTAATGCCTCTGAAGCTGCATTAAAGGATATGCTCGTCTGCCTTGGAGGTAACGATGTTCAGAATTCTCGTCTGCACATTCTTATAACCAGTCGCTACCCGCCGCCCCGTTCACTTCTGCGAACCTACAAACTGCCTACCATAGTAACCAGGGCAAGCGACGATGATCTCATGACTTACATTATGCACGAATTAGGAGATGTATCAGGCGAGAAACATTTATATCCAATACCAAAAGACGTTCGTGAGGCTATGTCCGATATAATTGAAATGTTGGACGGCAT CTTTCCTCCGCTCCCTCGGTTCGGAGCTATTTCAGATACATTGAATGAATTGGCTCAAGTGCTATCTAACGTACCCTCTTCGGAAAAGTCCAAGGCACTTAGCCAGCTAGCATTAAGTCATATAGAAAAAGCAGAACACGAAAAGAATCCCATTCAGGTGCTCCACCTAGTCTCCACACTAGAAGAAATCGGCTATAAGCCAACAATACCCCAGATTGTGGACTTCCTACGCTTTCTCGGCTTATATAAAAACGAGGACAATGACTACACCACTCACGACGTGGCAAATATGTGTGCTCACTTTGTCTCTTTCGGCACATGCACCCAAGCGATGCGAATCCGgtcccctcttctccaaagccattTGTGCGAAGAAGTCTCCAAAAGCAATACCAAAGGGACAATGCTCCGTGCCGCCCTATCCTACCTATCACAGGAGGACTTCCAAAGGGGAGCCTGCACTTCATCAGCGAGTTTAAAGAAGCGCTTCCAAACTCACCCTTTCCTCCCATTCGCTTCACGGATAATCTCACTCTATACCTCTAGAGTACCTCACCAACAGGAAGCCCTCGACGACTTCCTGCGATTCGCATCTCACCGCGGCTCCATCGACTCCTACCTTCAGGCAGCAGATGCCTGGCTGTATCAGGATGACGACAGCTACGACGAGCTTGAAAGCGCTGAACAGCGCTGGGCGTATTTCCCGCGTGGTTATGGACCGCTCCATGTTGCTGCTCATATTGTCGGTGGACGTCTCTTTGTCAAGGCTCTACTCCAACAGGGGGGGGATGTCGAAGCACAATCAGGGAACGGGCAGACGGCGTTGCATGTTGCTGCTGGGATTGAGGATGAGTCTGAAACGGCGAGGACTCTTCTTGAGTACGGAGCCAGTGTGTCggcggttgatgatgatggagaaacGCCGCTGTCTattgctgttgttgaaggagatCTAGAGACAGTAAAGTTACTTGTCGAGTTTGGTGCTGATATTGGGAGCCTTGATACATCTATACTTGTGGAATGTGCTGAGGAGAGgagggatgttgttgagtaTTTAACTGGTCTGGGTGTGAACTTTCCGGATGAAGATCAaatggatgaggatgatgaggaggccTGA